Proteins encoded together in one Chryseobacterium sp. G0201 window:
- a CDS encoding sensor histidine kinase — protein MNLSFRFARAFTFLVFFVLVTGFTILYFAFERATMRSAILKLEDLNEYVTCKLEKDSAYDYQKSHHRQTQVKILPPNTKIAKEKIIEEKYIWNKSIQSYINRISVTTYPIIHQKKYSITSVRYITIIENRFMMSIIMVVAWIMVFLIILTIIVSVLVSKKILEPFYHAMDEIKKFRLKDNRPMDLMKTETEEFKSLNKFLLKMSESSKKDYNVLEELSENTSHELQTPLASIKGKIELLMDSELSENQLITLSSMNDELDRLSSINQSLILLAKLEHFEKNDSQLINFSELLKDRLHYFEDLFEIQNLTLIKEIQDEVYLNFDENLASIVINNLINNSKRHNIENGKIFVKLTETYFQISNTGNPPIISTEELFKRFKRGNPNQNSIGIGLALVKKILEIYDNEISYHFEHNLHIIRINFIK, from the coding sequence ATGAATTTAAGCTTCCGTTTTGCCAGAGCGTTTACCTTTTTGGTATTTTTTGTCCTCGTTACCGGCTTTACTATTTTGTATTTTGCTTTTGAAAGAGCAACGATGCGCTCTGCTATTCTGAAATTGGAAGATTTAAACGAATATGTTACTTGCAAACTGGAAAAAGATTCCGCTTACGATTATCAAAAATCTCATCATCGCCAGACACAGGTTAAAATTCTTCCTCCAAATACCAAAATCGCCAAAGAAAAAATTATTGAAGAAAAATATATCTGGAACAAAAGCATACAGTCTTATATCAACCGAATTTCCGTTACTACCTACCCTATTATTCATCAGAAAAAATATTCGATTACGAGTGTAAGATACATTACGATCATCGAAAACCGTTTTATGATGAGCATTATTATGGTTGTGGCGTGGATTATGGTTTTCCTTATTATTCTTACCATCATTGTGAGTGTTTTGGTTTCAAAGAAAATTCTAGAGCCTTTTTATCATGCGATGGATGAGATCAAAAAATTCAGGCTGAAAGATAACAGACCAATGGATTTGATGAAAACGGAGACGGAAGAATTTAAATCTTTAAATAAATTTCTCTTGAAAATGTCCGAAAGTTCCAAGAAAGATTACAACGTTTTGGAAGAGCTTTCAGAAAATACATCCCATGAATTACAGACTCCATTAGCTTCCATTAAAGGAAAAATAGAATTATTAATGGACAGCGAGCTTTCAGAAAATCAACTGATTACACTTTCTTCAATGAATGATGAACTGGACAGGCTTTCATCCATCAACCAATCTCTAATTTTACTCGCGAAATTGGAACATTTTGAAAAGAACGATTCACAACTGATCAATTTTTCGGAATTACTAAAAGACAGACTCCATTATTTTGAAGATCTATTTGAAATTCAAAACCTTACATTAATTAAAGAAATTCAGGATGAAGTTTATCTTAATTTTGATGAAAATTTGGCATCTATAGTTATTAATAACCTCATCAACAATTCCAAAAGGCATAATATTGAGAACGGAAAAATTTTTGTAAAACTTACAGAAACTTATTTTCAGATCTCTAATACCGGAAATCCCCCCATAATTTCTACGGAAGAATTATTCAAAAGATTTAAGCGTGGAAATCCTAATCAAAACTCCATCGGGATCGGTTTAGCGCTTGTGAAGAAGATTTTGGAGATTTATGACAATGAAATTTCTTATCATTTTGAACATAATTTACACATTATCAGAATTAATTTCATAAAATAA
- a CDS encoding porin — protein sequence MKKLLLLFGLAAFQLAYSQDSIKTEKKIEEATAEKNPLDIGELKINLNQKGDKWLKFGISSQIWLRSIDNNPGTAVNGVPQDQTYDAGIRRMRLIIQSQLTPFYSVFLQMGINNQNFISGGGTGTGNNGAGKKAPFFFHDAYNELAIIPRNDFQTGKPNKNNLYLGAGLHSWNGVSRLTNASTTKMLAGDIPVFNFPTIEIADQFSRQFGVFVHGEFDRINYRFSVNKPFATNIKPAVGGVAVDNNQSGKLSYAGYAYYQFFNKEVTATSFLAGNNLAAKKVLNLGAGFYTNKDATQSQPTENVIESHDANIFGADVYSELPLGDKSKEMGLTLYSVFYNYNYGPNYLRVSGIMNPGTVDAAFTGEKALEGAGNNRVLMGTGNIWFSQVGFVLPKFSKIVKVQPFFNYALKDMKALNQSGSYYDIGANLYLYGQNARIVAQYSNRPLYDTASKRIFDRKGEFLLSLQIVL from the coding sequence ATGAAAAAATTACTCTTACTTTTCGGTTTAGCTGCTTTTCAACTCGCTTATAGCCAAGATAGCATTAAGACTGAAAAAAAAATAGAAGAAGCTACTGCTGAAAAAAATCCTTTGGACATTGGAGAACTTAAAATCAATCTTAATCAAAAAGGTGATAAATGGTTGAAATTTGGGATTTCCAGCCAGATTTGGCTTCGAAGTATCGATAATAATCCGGGAACGGCTGTCAATGGTGTTCCACAGGATCAGACGTATGACGCAGGAATCAGGAGAATGAGATTAATTATTCAAAGTCAGTTGACTCCGTTTTATTCTGTCTTTTTGCAGATGGGAATTAATAATCAAAACTTCATTTCAGGTGGAGGAACTGGAACCGGAAATAACGGTGCTGGAAAAAAAGCTCCTTTCTTTTTTCATGATGCTTATAATGAGTTGGCTATTATTCCGAGAAATGATTTCCAGACAGGAAAACCTAATAAAAACAACCTTTATCTGGGCGCAGGACTTCACTCATGGAATGGCGTGAGCAGACTGACCAATGCAAGTACTACTAAAATGCTTGCGGGTGATATTCCCGTCTTTAATTTTCCTACAATTGAGATTGCAGATCAGTTTTCCAGACAGTTCGGAGTTTTTGTACATGGGGAATTTGACAGAATTAATTATCGTTTCAGCGTTAACAAACCTTTCGCAACCAATATAAAACCTGCCGTTGGCGGAGTTGCTGTTGATAATAATCAAAGCGGAAAATTATCTTACGCCGGATATGCTTATTATCAGTTTTTTAATAAAGAAGTTACTGCAACATCATTTTTAGCGGGAAATAATTTAGCTGCAAAAAAAGTTCTGAATCTTGGAGCGGGTTTTTACACCAACAAAGACGCAACACAATCTCAACCGACAGAAAACGTTATTGAATCTCATGATGCCAATATTTTCGGAGCAGATGTTTATTCTGAACTTCCATTAGGTGATAAAAGTAAAGAAATGGGACTTACCCTTTATTCTGTTTTTTATAATTACAATTACGGTCCGAATTATCTGAGAGTAAGCGGAATTATGAATCCCGGAACTGTTGATGCAGCATTTACAGGTGAAAAAGCTTTGGAAGGAGCCGGAAACAACAGAGTGTTGATGGGAACAGGAAATATCTGGTTTTCTCAGGTTGGTTTTGTGCTTCCTAAATTCAGCAAGATCGTGAAAGTTCAACCTTTCTTTAATTATGCGCTTAAAGACATGAAAGCATTAAACCAAAGCGGAAGCTACTATGATATCGGTGCCAACCTTTACTTATATGGTCAAAACGCAAGAATTGTGGCTCAATATAGCAACAGACCGCTTTATGATACTGCTTCAAAAAGAATTTTTGACAGAAAAGGAGAATTTTTACTATCACTTCAAATTGTACTTTAA
- a CDS encoding MFS transporter gives MNTITTQITTAQRIKAIVGGSIGNLVEWYDWYAYAAFAIYFSNSFFPESDLNAQLMNTAGIFFVGFLMRPIGGWMFGSIADKIGRKKAMTLSVLLMSFGSLLIALTPTYETIGILAPALLLIARLLQGLSVGGEYGVSATYLSEMATEDRRGFYSSFQYVTLIGGQLIALGIQLVLQKLILTETQLENWGWRIPFVIGAILSVIALYLRSNLHETEAFENKKDVNDKKKGTIKELLKHPQALLTVIGLTLGGTLAFYTYTTYMQKFLVNTVHLTKEQSTLISFVSLFIFACLQPVFGGLSDKIGRRPLLLGFGILGTICTVPLLTALSHTTSMWTAFFLIMAALIIVSGYTSINAIVKAELFPSEVRALGVGLPYALTVAIFGGSAEYIALWLKKFGAEHYFYWYITACILFSLLVYVRMKDTKENSTLDKD, from the coding sequence ATGAATACTATTACTACTCAAATTACAACTGCCCAAAGAATAAAAGCCATTGTTGGTGGTTCCATAGGAAATCTTGTAGAATGGTACGACTGGTATGCTTACGCTGCCTTTGCCATCTACTTTTCGAATTCATTTTTTCCGGAATCTGATCTTAATGCCCAATTAATGAACACAGCCGGAATATTTTTTGTCGGATTTCTGATGCGTCCCATCGGAGGATGGATGTTTGGAAGTATCGCCGATAAAATAGGAAGAAAAAAAGCAATGACACTTTCCGTATTATTAATGTCATTCGGATCTTTATTAATTGCTCTAACCCCAACTTACGAAACAATTGGGATTTTAGCTCCTGCGCTACTTCTTATTGCCCGATTATTACAGGGATTAAGTGTAGGTGGAGAATATGGAGTTTCAGCAACCTACCTCAGCGAAATGGCAACAGAAGACAGACGAGGGTTTTATTCAAGTTTTCAATATGTAACATTGATTGGCGGACAATTAATTGCGTTGGGAATACAGTTGGTTTTACAAAAATTAATACTGACAGAAACTCAATTAGAAAATTGGGGCTGGAGAATTCCTTTTGTGATCGGAGCAATTCTATCGGTGATCGCTTTATATTTAAGATCAAACCTTCATGAAACAGAAGCTTTTGAGAATAAAAAAGATGTTAATGATAAGAAAAAAGGAACGATTAAAGAACTTTTGAAACATCCACAAGCCTTACTTACAGTAATCGGATTGACGTTGGGAGGAACATTAGCTTTCTATACTTACACCACTTATATGCAGAAATTTTTAGTGAATACCGTTCATCTTACTAAAGAACAGTCTACATTAATTTCATTTGTTTCTCTGTTTATATTTGCCTGTTTGCAACCTGTTTTCGGAGGACTCTCTGATAAAATCGGAAGACGACCTTTATTATTAGGCTTCGGAATTTTGGGAACAATCTGTACTGTTCCTTTATTGACAGCGTTAAGTCATACAACATCCATGTGGACAGCTTTCTTCCTGATCATGGCTGCATTAATTATCGTAAGCGGATATACTTCTATCAACGCGATCGTAAAAGCAGAACTTTTCCCGTCAGAAGTGCGCGCCCTGGGAGTAGGCCTTCCATATGCCTTAACAGTGGCTATATTTGGAGGAAGTGCAGAATACATTGCTTTATGGCTCAAGAAATTTGGAGCCGAACACTATTTCTACTGGTATATTACTGCATGTATTTTGTTTTCATTGCTGGTATACGTGCGGATGAAGGATACCAAAGAAAATTCAACGTTGGATAAGGATTAA
- a CDS encoding patatin-like phospholipase family protein produces MMKQFLIIFSIIFTYTLLPAQDSIKTTPKVITSNTKFGLALSGGGAKGFAHIGILKVIDSLGIKVDYITGTSMGGILGGLYAMGYNGNQLQKIVYETNWKRVLSNKIPYNKVNISEKDEYNKYIIEFPVVGGLPSLPSSFIEGQYMSEVLNTLTFPAKHINDFSKLQIPVQLTSSDIVNGGLVMQKKGSLPLAIRATLAIPAAFAPVYIDGKLLVDGGLDRNFPVQEVKDMGADYIIGGYTGFRLFTKKEIENPMKMIYQTHAFRSVEDFNLQKKMSDILVDFIAPLNNYTTKDFKNYKEIIKIGEQEARKHIPEFVALADEQRKAGIIYDHKLIEEVKKPTIKFTYNEDNGTPLNNPSEIESIKNLMGLSEGKYYDVKTVNESIDKIFGMRQYEKVYYTYTDSEDGLIMNIFIKRVRAGAFKLALHYDNEQSVGIIVNYTYRNVPNRFRALATLDISERLKGRLQFQKFLDKDYRWWISVEGNTYHLKNNDFILRATNDFDSEINNSNSSDFIYRNTTANTAVNYTITPNAMVSLGMEYSTEKISRSADKIGQFITGSSSDNKVYQHNNFDLFFKFNQNSLNERYYPTSGNNLQIISKYYFGDQYNLYDLKNIQPALYNYLNPADSYYFVPKNLLSLVINENYVLPITKKISIKANAFLATHFSSKNSDLEKTPYLFFNQKYNLGGSEYNFSGINPEFNGLRQKEVPTNSFAKLGLDIQYNIYKHFYLTPSFHYGRVNDDLSPFTKAGSNIYGYGLNLGYESILGPININVSKNNVINFLRVYLSIGFKF; encoded by the coding sequence ATGATGAAGCAATTTTTAATTATTTTCAGCATCATCTTTACTTACACACTGCTTCCCGCCCAGGATTCAATAAAAACCACGCCAAAAGTCATTACCAGCAACACCAAATTCGGTCTTGCTCTAAGTGGTGGCGGTGCAAAGGGATTTGCTCATATAGGAATTTTAAAAGTAATAGATTCATTGGGAATTAAGGTCGATTATATCACCGGAACCAGTATGGGTGGGATTTTAGGTGGTTTATATGCCATGGGATATAATGGAAATCAGCTTCAAAAAATTGTGTACGAAACAAACTGGAAAAGAGTTTTAAGCAATAAAATCCCTTACAATAAGGTAAATATTAGTGAGAAAGATGAATACAATAAATATATTATAGAATTTCCGGTTGTAGGTGGTCTACCATCATTACCGAGTTCTTTTATAGAAGGACAATATATGTCTGAAGTACTCAATACACTTACCTTTCCTGCTAAGCACATCAACGATTTCAGCAAGCTTCAGATTCCCGTACAACTTACCTCTTCTGATATTGTAAATGGCGGACTTGTAATGCAGAAAAAAGGTTCTCTTCCCTTAGCAATACGTGCTACATTAGCAATTCCCGCTGCTTTTGCGCCTGTTTATATAGATGGGAAACTGCTTGTAGATGGCGGACTAGATCGTAATTTCCCGGTACAGGAAGTAAAGGATATGGGTGCCGATTATATTATTGGAGGGTATACCGGATTTAGACTTTTCACAAAAAAAGAAATAGAAAATCCTATGAAAATGATCTACCAAACCCACGCTTTTCGTTCTGTTGAGGATTTTAATCTACAAAAGAAAATGTCTGATATTTTGGTTGATTTTATAGCTCCCCTTAATAATTATACCACAAAAGATTTTAAAAATTACAAAGAAATTATTAAAATCGGAGAACAGGAAGCAAGAAAACATATTCCGGAATTTGTAGCATTAGCTGATGAACAGCGTAAAGCAGGAATTATTTATGATCATAAATTAATTGAAGAGGTAAAAAAACCAACCATAAAATTCACTTATAATGAAGACAACGGAACACCTTTAAATAATCCATCCGAAATTGAAAGTATTAAAAATTTAATGGGTTTAAGTGAAGGTAAATATTATGATGTAAAAACAGTAAATGAGTCTATTGATAAGATTTTTGGCATGAGACAATACGAAAAGGTTTATTACACTTATACTGATTCTGAAGATGGGCTCATCATGAATATTTTTATAAAAAGAGTAAGAGCAGGCGCTTTTAAACTTGCCCTACATTATGATAATGAGCAGTCGGTCGGTATTATCGTAAATTACACTTATCGAAATGTCCCTAACAGATTTCGTGCCTTAGCGACTTTAGATATTTCCGAACGCTTAAAAGGTCGCCTGCAGTTTCAAAAATTCCTGGATAAAGATTACCGTTGGTGGATAAGTGTTGAAGGAAACACTTATCACCTGAAAAATAATGATTTTATACTTCGAGCAACTAATGACTTTGATAGCGAAATAAATAATTCTAATTCCTCTGATTTTATTTACAGAAATACGACAGCTAATACAGCGGTCAATTACACCATTACTCCTAACGCAATGGTTTCACTGGGAATGGAATATAGTACAGAAAAAATTAGTCGTTCAGCAGATAAAATAGGGCAATTCATAACAGGCAGCAGCTCCGACAATAAGGTTTATCAACATAATAATTTTGACCTGTTTTTTAAATTCAATCAAAATAGTTTAAATGAAAGATATTACCCAACTTCCGGAAATAATCTGCAAATTATAAGTAAATACTATTTTGGAGATCAGTATAATTTATATGATTTAAAAAATATACAACCTGCACTTTATAATTATTTGAATCCAGCCGATTCGTATTATTTTGTTCCAAAAAATTTATTAAGCTTAGTTATTAACGAAAACTATGTCCTTCCAATTACTAAAAAAATTTCAATAAAGGCCAACGCATTTTTAGCCACTCATTTTTCATCTAAAAATTCAGATTTAGAAAAAACTCCATATCTTTTTTTTAATCAAAAATACAATCTTGGCGGAAGCGAATACAATTTTAGTGGAATCAACCCGGAATTTAATGGTTTGAGGCAAAAAGAAGTTCCTACAAATTCCTTCGCTAAACTAGGTCTGGATATCCAATACAACATTTATAAACATTTTTATCTTACTCCTTCTTTTCATTATGGCAGAGTAAATGATGACCTTTCACCTTTTACAAAAGCAGGCTCTAATATCTATGGATATGGTCTTAATCTGGGATATGAATCAATTTTAGGACCTATCAATATTAATGTTTCTAAAAACAATGTTATTAACTTTTTGAGAGTATATTTAAGTATAGGTTTTAAGTTTTAA